The following are from one region of the Hydrogenimonas sp. SS33 genome:
- a CDS encoding cytochrome c3 family protein, translating to MKKVVISLLFIILGMLLVWVLFEPKIAPYYMQLTQTRVGLQEDLQPKEQKGAHFVGSAQCKKCHDEKYHDWKQSMHSKMIQDVRKDPKAVVADFSKLPADADFRREEVVYTIGGKFKQRYMIPAVINGKQDFRLGNYQWNTQTGKWQHFKPWKYWYHDAYPHDNRRFPTSNTCDGCHFNGYMATEKRIEPSIACENCHGPGSVHVEKPHSPVYKASLHDPIRTNEICLQCHMRNRDKRLEKDPDIHDLWMKAKDYPAGYEAGRPLIRYKMAAPFIYGQETKEFWPNGAAKKNRTQGNEFVRDAMYQHGITCINCHDPHKLTNTAQKPEGNKACMKCHSFDSIIGPHQPSLEAHTHHKPGSKGSRCIECHMPKTGRHTGKSPLTVRSHMFRFVSPAETKALGMPPETNACYACHKDKTLDELQQDLAQWGEQTWPSQEVLSHFILENKVKP from the coding sequence GTGAAAAAAGTCGTGATTTCACTTCTCTTCATCATACTGGGCATGCTGCTGGTTTGGGTGCTTTTCGAGCCCAAAATCGCCCCCTACTATATGCAGTTGACACAGACGAGGGTGGGGCTGCAGGAGGATCTGCAGCCCAAAGAGCAGAAAGGCGCCCACTTCGTCGGTTCGGCACAGTGCAAGAAGTGCCATGACGAGAAGTACCACGACTGGAAACAATCGATGCACAGCAAGATGATCCAGGATGTGCGCAAAGACCCCAAAGCGGTGGTGGCCGACTTCTCAAAGCTCCCCGCAGACGCCGACTTCAGGCGGGAAGAGGTGGTCTACACGATCGGCGGAAAGTTCAAACAGCGCTACATGATACCCGCCGTCATCAACGGGAAGCAGGATTTCCGCCTGGGCAACTACCAGTGGAATACCCAGACCGGCAAATGGCAGCATTTCAAGCCCTGGAAATACTGGTATCACGACGCCTACCCCCACGACAACCGCCGGTTCCCCACCTCCAACACCTGTGACGGGTGCCACTTCAACGGCTACATGGCGACGGAAAAACGCATCGAGCCCTCCATCGCCTGCGAAAACTGCCACGGCCCCGGGTCGGTCCATGTGGAAAAACCCCACAGCCCCGTCTACAAGGCGAGCCTGCACGACCCGATCCGCACCAACGAAATCTGCCTTCAGTGCCACATGCGCAACCGGGACAAGCGACTCGAAAAAGACCCCGACATCCACGACCTCTGGATGAAGGCGAAGGACTACCCCGCAGGGTATGAAGCGGGCAGGCCCCTCATTCGGTACAAAATGGCGGCTCCTTTCATCTACGGGCAGGAGACGAAGGAGTTCTGGCCCAACGGTGCGGCGAAGAAGAACCGTACCCAGGGCAACGAATTTGTCCGCGACGCCATGTACCAGCATGGCATCACCTGCATCAACTGCCACGACCCCCACAAACTGACCAACACCGCCCAGAAACCGGAAGGGAACAAGGCTTGCATGAAGTGCCACTCCTTCGACTCCATCATCGGCCCCCACCAACCGAGCCTGGAGGCCCATACCCATCACAAACCCGGCTCGAAAGGCTCCCGGTGTATCGAGTGCCACATGCCCAAAACAGGCCGGCACACGGGCAAATCGCCTCTGACAGTGCGCTCGCATATGTTCCGCTTCGTTTCGCCCGCGGAGACGAAGGCACTGGGCATGCCGCCGGAGACCAATGCCTGCTACGCCTGCCACAAAGACAAAACCCTGGATGAACTCCAGCAAGACCTGGCCCAATGGGGTGAACAGACCTGGCCCAGCCAGGAGGTACTGAGCCACTTCATTCTTGAAAACAAGGTCAAGCCATGA
- a CDS encoding dihydrolipoamide acetyltransferase family protein, with the protein MAYNIVMPQLSDSMTEGKLVSWKVKPGDHVKVGDTIAEVESDKAIMEVQTFHDGVVKELKVKEGESAPVGSVIAVIEEAGSKAEPSDARSAVRSEQTVKSSVANAESGTKREEPKATKVPKTSDQRPTTNEKESSTTKEQQSQTTNDQRQTSKSIVDELFGTETPTAEKTASHYKPSTPHSDEGPASPRARALAARYGLDIEALQKKGELPEPAHADDIERYYRRKYFTPKAWHLLEVYHIPPDLFETGKKHDETEVKAYIESHDIPLPKPLDANRKAVIAAVESAAGKPVYHIYDRIDATLLKEHETHELTVTVWLLKLLAETMMRHEALRTTLVEGGLQVWPQASISLAMANGDALYMPVFKNLEKKSTEEIAADLAAMKEKVRSGRILPEDMRGSTFGLSNLGMTGIERFDAMINKNDSGIAAAGSEIDGKIAVTITFDHRLVNGWQGAEAMQTLKKLAEDPALFKG; encoded by the coding sequence ATGGCCTATAACATCGTCATGCCCCAACTCTCCGATTCCATGACCGAGGGGAAGCTTGTCAGCTGGAAGGTCAAACCGGGAGACCACGTGAAAGTCGGCGACACCATCGCCGAAGTCGAAAGCGACAAGGCCATCATGGAGGTGCAGACCTTCCATGACGGCGTCGTTAAAGAGCTCAAGGTCAAGGAGGGTGAGAGCGCGCCGGTGGGGAGCGTGATCGCCGTGATCGAAGAGGCGGGATCGAAGGCGGAGCCTTCGGATGCGCGGTCGGCAGTGCGCAGTGAGCAGACGGTGAAATCTTCAGTTGCAAATGCAGAGTCGGGAACCAAGCGTGAGGAACCGAAGGCAACTAAAGTGCCCAAAACCAGCGACCAACGACCAACGACCAACGAGAAAGAATCATCAACGACAAAAGAACAGCAATCTCAAACGACAAACGACCAACGTCAAACGTCAAAATCCATCGTCGACGAACTCTTCGGCACCGAAACCCCGACCGCCGAAAAAACCGCTAGCCACTACAAACCATCTACTCCCCACTCTGACGAAGGCCCCGCCTCTCCCCGCGCCCGCGCCCTGGCCGCCCGCTACGGCCTCGACATCGAAGCGCTGCAGAAAAAGGGTGAGCTGCCCGAACCCGCCCATGCGGACGACATAGAACGTTACTACCGGCGGAAATATTTCACTCCCAAAGCGTGGCATCTGCTGGAGGTCTACCATATCCCGCCCGATCTTTTCGAGACGGGGAAAAAGCATGACGAAACGGAAGTGAAAGCCTATATCGAAAGCCACGACATTCCGCTGCCCAAACCGCTGGACGCCAACCGGAAAGCGGTCATCGCGGCGGTGGAGAGTGCTGCCGGAAAACCGGTCTACCACATCTACGACCGTATCGACGCCACCCTTTTGAAAGAGCATGAAACCCATGAATTGACGGTGACGGTCTGGCTGCTCAAACTGCTGGCGGAAACGATGATGCGCCACGAAGCGCTGCGCACGACGCTGGTGGAAGGGGGGCTGCAGGTGTGGCCCCAGGCCTCCATCTCTCTTGCCATGGCCAACGGCGACGCCCTCTACATGCCGGTTTTCAAAAATCTGGAGAAGAAGAGCACAGAAGAGATCGCCGCGGACCTGGCGGCGATGAAGGAGAAGGTCCGAAGCGGCCGGATCCTTCCCGAAGATATGCGGGGTTCCACCTTCGGACTCAGCAATCTGGGGATGACCGGCATCGAACGATTCGACGCGATGATCAATAAAAATGATAGTGGAATCGCCGCCGCCGGCAGTGAAATCGATGGTAAAATAGCGGTTACGATCACCTTCGACCACCGCCTCGTCAACGGATGGCAGGGGGCCGAAGCGATGCAGACACTCAAAAAATTGGCCGAAGACCCGGCCCTCTTCAAAGGATAA
- a CDS encoding alpha-ketoacid dehydrogenase subunit beta translates to MAEMLYREALNRAIDECMAADENVVMLGEDVGLYGGSYRVSEGLVSKYGEARLIDTPIAELSIVGNAIGMAIGGLRPIAEIMTANFSLLAFDQIINHMSKYRYMSAGKLTLPMVVRFPQGVSKQLAAQHSESYEQMLSAVPGMHVFAAGDPNYAYHALKAAIMMDDPVLFIEHELLYNKKGEVDFDTPVDPFKARIVKEGENITIVSYLKMVDDVMAAVPQIEERLGKSCEVIDLQSLNPMDTETIKNSVEKTGRLVVVEEDHYTGGYGAQVISRVVEKFFYTLDAAPLRIAGKDVPIPYNRKLELASIPTPDSITEAIVAWGKNNGL, encoded by the coding sequence ATGGCTGAGATGCTCTACAGAGAGGCCCTCAACCGGGCTATTGACGAATGCATGGCGGCTGATGAGAATGTGGTGATGCTGGGTGAGGATGTGGGGCTCTACGGCGGCAGCTACCGGGTCAGCGAAGGGCTGGTCTCCAAATACGGAGAAGCTCGGCTCATCGACACCCCTATCGCCGAGCTGAGCATCGTGGGCAACGCCATCGGCATGGCCATCGGCGGCCTGCGCCCCATCGCCGAGATCATGACCGCCAACTTCAGCCTGCTGGCCTTCGACCAGATCATCAACCACATGAGCAAATACCGCTACATGAGCGCGGGAAAACTGACCCTGCCGATGGTGGTGCGTTTTCCCCAGGGGGTGAGCAAACAGCTGGCGGCGCAGCACAGCGAGAGCTACGAGCAGATGCTCAGCGCCGTGCCGGGGATGCACGTCTTCGCCGCCGGCGATCCCAACTACGCCTACCACGCCCTCAAGGCGGCAATCATGATGGACGACCCGGTGCTCTTCATCGAGCATGAGCTCCTCTACAACAAAAAGGGCGAGGTCGATTTCGACACTCCGGTCGACCCCTTCAAGGCCCGCATCGTCAAAGAGGGCGAAAATATCACTATCGTCAGCTACCTCAAGATGGTCGATGACGTGATGGCCGCGGTCCCGCAGATCGAAGAGCGGCTGGGCAAGAGCTGCGAAGTGATCGACCTGCAGTCGCTCAACCCGATGGATACAGAGACCATCAAAAACTCGGTCGAAAAGACCGGAAGGCTGGTGGTTGTGGAAGAGGATCACTACACCGGCGGCTACGGCGCCCAGGTGATTAGCCGGGTAGTGGAGAAGTTCTTCTACACCCTCGACGCCGCGCCCCTGCGTATCGCCGGCAAAGATGTGCCGATCCCCTACAACCGCAAACTGGAGCTGGCGTCGATCCCGACCCCCGACTCCATCACCGAAGCAATCGTCGCATGGGGGAAGAACAATGGCCTATAA
- a CDS encoding thiamine pyrophosphate-dependent enzyme, which yields MDKLTAEDIFYTMALGRRFEYAAKEHYMTGEISGFLHLDIGQEALSVAAMKAFDHGDVFTTYREHIMAIARGIEPKAVMAELFGKKTGVSEGRGGSMHLFDPSHFFYGGDAIVGGHLPNAVGCAYARKFQKSEHGVLAVFGDGATNGGAFFESLNIASAWKLPILFLCENNRYAIGTEITRVAPFLEQAKKAEPYMPTKEVDGNDAPAVYEAVKEAQDYIQKGHGPIFIEAFTYRWEGHSMSDPGTYRSQEEMEIWKRKDPIERMKKLLKERYIMSDAQIEALEKKADAAVEEAVQFAAQSPEPEVDELFDYVFAEEVRHG from the coding sequence ATGGATAAATTGACGGCGGAAGATATTTTCTACACGATGGCGCTGGGGCGGCGCTTTGAGTATGCCGCCAAAGAGCACTATATGACGGGAGAGATTTCAGGATTTTTGCATCTCGATATCGGGCAGGAGGCGCTGAGCGTGGCGGCGATGAAGGCCTTCGACCACGGGGATGTCTTCACGACCTACCGGGAGCATATCATGGCCATCGCCCGCGGCATCGAGCCCAAGGCGGTGATGGCGGAGCTCTTTGGCAAAAAAACCGGCGTGAGCGAAGGGCGGGGCGGGTCGATGCACCTTTTCGACCCCTCCCACTTCTTCTACGGTGGTGACGCCATCGTGGGCGGCCATCTGCCCAACGCCGTGGGCTGCGCCTACGCCCGCAAGTTCCAGAAGAGCGAGCACGGTGTCCTGGCGGTCTTCGGCGACGGAGCCACCAACGGCGGCGCCTTTTTCGAGTCCCTCAACATCGCTTCGGCCTGGAAGCTGCCGATACTCTTTCTCTGTGAGAACAACCGCTACGCCATCGGCACCGAGATCACCCGCGTCGCGCCCTTTCTGGAACAGGCCAAAAAGGCCGAGCCCTACATGCCTACCAAAGAGGTGGACGGCAACGACGCCCCGGCCGTCTACGAAGCGGTCAAAGAGGCCCAGGATTACATCCAGAAGGGCCACGGCCCCATCTTCATCGAAGCCTTCACCTACCGCTGGGAGGGCCACTCCATGAGCGACCCGGGCACCTACCGCAGCCAGGAGGAGATGGAGATCTGGAAACGCAAAGACCCCATCGAGCGGATGAAAAAGCTCTTGAAGGAGCGCTACATAATGAGCGACGCGCAGATCGAAGCCCTGGAGAAGAAGGCCGATGCCGCCGTGGAAGAGGCGGTGCAGTTCGCCGCCCAGAGTCCCGAACCGGAGGTGGACGAGCTCTTCGACTACGTTTTCGCCGAGGAGGTGCGCCATGGCTGA
- a CDS encoding carboxymuconolactone decarboxylase family protein, whose amino-acid sequence MGKYTEKLEDIKRLIGDLQKEAPEAIGAFHQFMEAVEKPGAMDSKSKELVNVGLAVAAQCEWCIALHVKGALDAGATRAEIIDAGMQAVLMHGGPALMYMTPLTQALDEFGAK is encoded by the coding sequence ATGGGAAAATATACAGAAAAACTCGAGGATATCAAACGCCTGATCGGCGACCTGCAGAAGGAAGCACCCGAAGCGATCGGAGCCTTTCACCAGTTTATGGAAGCAGTCGAGAAACCCGGGGCCATGGACAGCAAGTCCAAGGAGCTGGTCAATGTGGGCCTGGCGGTGGCGGCGCAGTGCGAATGGTGCATCGCCCTGCATGTCAAAGGGGCCCTGGACGCCGGAGCCACCCGGGCGGAGATCATCGATGCCGGGATGCAGGCGGTGCTGATGCACGGCGGTCCGGCACTTATGTATATGACGCCGCTGACCCAGGCGTTGGATGAGTTTGGGGCGAAATGA
- a CDS encoding PAS domain-containing protein: MDITFDMFIETEVPEDEVIISRTDLKGIITYVNDTFARISGYAPEELIGKPHNILRHPDMPKSAFKDLWDTIKAEKTWEGYVKNMRKDRGYYWVYAVISGVYKEGKLVEYKSIRSPVPREKRIEMQYYYDELRMKEGEKVRAVSYLPQEVYEKLKERAEREEKSIERLIGDLL, translated from the coding sequence ATGGATATCACTTTCGACATGTTCATCGAAACGGAAGTCCCCGAAGATGAGGTGATCATCTCCCGCACCGATCTGAAAGGCATCATCACCTATGTCAACGACACCTTCGCCAGGATTTCGGGATACGCCCCCGAAGAACTGATCGGCAAGCCCCACAACATCCTACGCCATCCCGATATGCCAAAATCGGCCTTCAAAGACCTCTGGGATACCATCAAAGCGGAGAAGACCTGGGAGGGGTATGTCAAAAACATGCGCAAAGACCGTGGCTACTACTGGGTCTATGCCGTCATTTCCGGCGTCTACAAAGAGGGAAAGCTGGTCGAGTACAAATCGATCCGTTCTCCGGTCCCCAGGGAGAAGCGGATCGAGATGCAATACTACTACGACGAACTTCGCATGAAGGAGGGTGAAAAGGTGCGCGCCGTCTCCTACCTTCCTCAGGAGGTTTACGAAAAACTGAAAGAGAGAGCGGAAAGAGAGGAGAAGAGCATCGAACGGCTCATCGGCGATCTTCTCTAA
- a CDS encoding GGDEF domain-containing protein, whose amino-acid sequence MIGSGLWIWDDVIDPAGAVQTVRFRLVYLIFLLLPWLFKHTDDLRRLTLFSIGIILFTEALFVHILTYLKMGMVYGIGGFMYYMLIPPLALQPFSLKSSLLYIVLAALLPHIMALTGMAPGFEHLHYAVLIWPAAALAMLIQYFYALEYRQRYNLKKRLETLSYTDTLSGLYNRRYFMQFMQKELKRFERHGKPFSFLMIDIDHFKKINDTFGHPVGDTVIQAVSALLRREIREMDFAARIGGEEFAVVLPETGNMMALDVADRIRRTAENFKLSTPTHEAVRFKLSIGIASAKRGYDISDLMRAADTALYEAKKRGRNRVCFFTGDTVSPVSELG is encoded by the coding sequence ATGATCGGTTCAGGGCTCTGGATATGGGATGATGTCATTGACCCGGCGGGAGCGGTACAAACCGTCAGGTTCCGACTCGTCTATCTGATCTTTCTTCTCCTGCCATGGCTCTTCAAACATACCGACGACCTGCGACGGTTGACACTCTTCTCCATCGGCATCATCCTCTTCACGGAAGCCCTTTTCGTTCATATTCTGACCTATCTGAAGATGGGTATGGTCTACGGTATCGGCGGCTTCATGTACTATATGCTTATCCCGCCTCTGGCACTCCAGCCTTTCTCGTTGAAAAGCAGTCTTCTCTATATCGTGCTCGCGGCCCTTCTTCCCCATATCATGGCATTGACCGGCATGGCACCAGGTTTCGAACACCTGCACTACGCCGTACTCATCTGGCCTGCCGCGGCACTGGCCATGCTGATACAGTATTTCTACGCTCTGGAATATCGTCAGCGCTACAACCTGAAAAAGAGGCTCGAAACCCTCTCCTATACCGACACTCTCAGCGGCCTTTACAACCGTCGCTATTTCATGCAGTTCATGCAAAAAGAGTTGAAACGTTTCGAACGGCACGGCAAGCCGTTCTCTTTCTTGATGATCGATATCGACCATTTCAAAAAGATCAATGACACTTTCGGTCACCCGGTGGGAGATACGGTCATACAGGCCGTATCCGCCCTGCTACGCAGAGAAATCCGTGAAATGGACTTTGCCGCGAGAATCGGCGGTGAGGAATTTGCCGTGGTTTTGCCGGAGACGGGCAATATGATGGCTCTTGATGTGGCGGATCGGATTCGCAGAACAGCGGAAAATTTCAAACTTTCGACCCCGACGCATGAAGCTGTCCGCTTCAAGCTCAGTATAGGAATTGCGTCGGCAAAGAGAGGCTATGATATATCCGACCTGATGCGGGCAGCCGATACCGCCCTCTATGAAGCGAAGAAGAGGGGACGCAACAGAGTCTGCTTTTTTACAGGCGATACAGTCTCTCCGGTTTCCGAACTCGGCTAG
- a CDS encoding iron-sulfur cluster assembly protein: MSKDPREVTPEESEKRMVEELKKIYDPEIPVNIYDLGLVYDVKCEKDPVTKLNRCKVVMTLTSATCSMSEVIVDLVRSIPSRVEDHSIEEVDVELTFDPPWDQSKMSDEAKLQMGLL, translated from the coding sequence ATGAGCAAAGACCCCAGAGAGGTGACGCCGGAAGAGTCCGAAAAGAGGATGGTCGAGGAGTTGAAGAAGATCTACGACCCGGAGATCCCCGTCAACATCTACGACCTCGGCCTCGTCTACGATGTCAAGTGCGAAAAGGATCCGGTCACCAAACTCAACCGCTGCAAAGTGGTCATGACCCTCACCTCCGCCACCTGCTCCATGTCGGAAGTGATCGTCGACCTGGTGCGCTCCATCCCTTCCCGCGTCGAAGACCACTCCATCGAGGAGGTCGATGTGGAGCTCACCTTCGACCCGCCCTGGGACCAGTCGAAGATGAGCGATGAGGCGAAGCTGCAGATGGGACTGCTCTAG
- a CDS encoding SufE family protein — MAENMEETIARYKEDFDLFETPEQKLEYIFDLGKRHTTLPAELKNDDTFIEGCASPAWLAAECREGRLHLRGEGTSEMAKGMLTLLLDIFNDRTPDEILRFDPAKLQELGVVELLSPVRQQSLEAFLKKVYDYAKRCKEGTL, encoded by the coding sequence ATGGCTGAGAACATGGAGGAGACGATCGCCCGTTACAAGGAGGATTTCGACCTCTTCGAAACGCCGGAGCAGAAACTGGAATACATTTTCGACCTGGGAAAACGGCACACGACCCTTCCGGCCGAACTGAAAAACGACGACACCTTCATCGAAGGGTGCGCCTCCCCCGCCTGGCTGGCGGCCGAATGCAGGGAGGGGCGGCTCCATCTCAGGGGCGAGGGGACCAGCGAGATGGCCAAAGGGATGCTGACGCTGCTGCTGGATATCTTCAACGACCGCACGCCCGACGAGATTCTCCGCTTCGACCCGGCGAAACTGCAGGAGCTGGGGGTAGTGGAGCTTCTCTCCCCCGTCCGGCAGCAGAGCCTTGAAGCCTTTTTGAAGAAGGTCTACGACTACGCCAAACGGTGCAAGGAGGGAACGCTATGA
- a CDS encoding SufD family Fe-S cluster assembly protein translates to MRPMDLAGLDAGAILEACGASEGKQSAARRLAELGIPTKKSEEYRYFDPRSLMEKRWERVVNTQGEPDVGDALVICDGVVIQIPDDDAVGVEIHGGGAVDAGHYDPLYYLGHLLSLRTVSVRFKSDAKVLIVHRFNEPEKLLGYRLEIRLDPHANVQVEERFEGAAPGAFVLQGWDLSVGDYAALKWIQQQTLLAGGHTPVFSHSVTVGRGGYLGMHTFDYGSGEGLQPMKVALEQDAEVKAFHLLYAEGEARRGIVSKIIHEGPHALSTQRAKSILDDRARGIFDALIKVEHGGKYAKAHQNSRAILLNDGATMDSKPQLEIYIDDLEASHGSTTGQLDPEQLFYLRARGIGETEARKMLILAFANEMIDLIEDENLRNRLYGEFEKVYYGESHVTCLETCHGCQENMLKEESHG, encoded by the coding sequence ATGAGGCCGATGGACCTGGCCGGGCTGGATGCCGGCGCCATTCTGGAAGCCTGCGGGGCTTCCGAGGGGAAGCAGAGCGCGGCACGCCGTCTGGCGGAGCTTGGGATTCCGACCAAAAAGAGCGAAGAGTACCGCTATTTCGACCCCCGTTCCCTGATGGAAAAGCGTTGGGAACGGGTCGTCAATACCCAGGGCGAGCCCGATGTGGGGGATGCCCTGGTCATTTGCGACGGGGTCGTCATCCAGATTCCCGACGACGATGCGGTGGGGGTGGAGATTCACGGTGGCGGCGCGGTCGATGCCGGCCATTACGACCCCCTCTACTACCTTGGGCACCTGCTGTCGCTGCGCACCGTCTCCGTCCGTTTCAAAAGCGATGCGAAGGTACTGATCGTCCACCGCTTCAACGAGCCGGAAAAGCTCCTGGGCTACCGGTTGGAGATTCGCCTCGACCCCCATGCCAATGTGCAGGTGGAGGAGCGTTTCGAGGGGGCTGCCCCGGGCGCCTTCGTGCTGCAGGGGTGGGACCTTTCCGTCGGCGACTATGCCGCCTTGAAGTGGATACAGCAGCAGACGCTTCTTGCCGGCGGCCATACCCCCGTTTTCTCCCACAGCGTCACGGTGGGCAGGGGCGGCTACCTGGGAATGCACACCTTCGACTACGGAAGCGGCGAAGGGTTGCAGCCGATGAAGGTGGCACTGGAACAGGATGCGGAGGTGAAAGCCTTCCACCTGCTCTATGCCGAAGGGGAGGCGCGGCGGGGCATCGTCTCCAAAATCATCCATGAAGGGCCCCACGCCCTCAGCACCCAGCGGGCGAAGTCGATTCTCGACGACAGGGCCCGGGGGATTTTCGACGCTCTTATCAAGGTGGAACATGGCGGCAAATATGCCAAAGCCCACCAGAACTCCCGGGCGATCCTGCTCAACGACGGCGCCACGATGGACTCCAAGCCGCAGCTTGAGATCTACATCGACGACCTGGAGGCGAGCCACGGGTCGACGACGGGGCAGCTCGACCCGGAGCAGCTTTTCTACCTGCGGGCCCGGGGGATCGGGGAGACCGAAGCGCGGAAGATGCTGATACTGGCTTTCGCCAACGAGATGATCGACCTGATCGAAGATGAAAACCTGCGCAACCGCCTCTACGGGGAGTTCGAAAAGGTCTACTACGGCGAGAGCCATGTCACCTGCCTGGAGACCTGCCACGGGTGCCAGGAGAATATGTTGAAGGAGGAGAGCCATGGCTGA
- the sufC gene encoding Fe-S cluster assembly ATPase SufC, translated as MSELMKIENLHAKIGEKEILKGLNLGIEEGKVHAIMGPNGAGKSTLSKAIVGHYDVEVTDGKILYKGQDITGWEPEKRALEGIFLSFQNPVEIPGVNNAYFLRTAVNARRAHLGLPELNAAEFLREMKKYLAELGMKTEMINRSLNEGFSGGEKKRNEILQMMMLQPDLVILDEIDSGLDIDALRAVSEGINKMKDGKRSFLVITHYSRILDYIQPDYIHVLKEGKIVKTAGIELVAELEEKGYGAIGEA; from the coding sequence ATGAGCGAATTGATGAAAATAGAGAACCTGCATGCCAAAATCGGGGAGAAGGAGATCCTCAAAGGGTTGAACCTGGGGATCGAAGAGGGGAAAGTGCATGCGATCATGGGGCCCAACGGGGCGGGCAAATCGACCCTGAGCAAAGCGATCGTGGGCCACTACGATGTGGAAGTAACCGACGGGAAGATCCTCTACAAGGGGCAGGATATCACCGGTTGGGAGCCCGAAAAGCGGGCACTGGAGGGGATTTTCCTCAGTTTCCAGAACCCGGTGGAGATTCCGGGGGTCAACAACGCCTACTTTCTGCGTACCGCCGTCAACGCCCGCCGGGCCCACCTGGGGCTGCCGGAGCTGAATGCGGCGGAGTTCCTGCGTGAGATGAAGAAATACCTCGCCGAGCTGGGGATGAAGACGGAGATGATCAACCGCTCCCTCAACGAAGGCTTCTCCGGCGGGGAGAAGAAGCGCAACGAGATTCTGCAGATGATGATGCTCCAGCCCGACCTGGTGATTCTCGACGAGATCGACTCGGGGCTGGATATCGACGCCCTGCGGGCCGTGAGCGAAGGGATCAACAAGATGAAAGACGGCAAACGCAGCTTCCTGGTCATCACCCACTACAGCCGGATCCTCGACTATATCCAGCCCGACTACATCCATGTCCTCAAAGAGGGCAAGATCGTCAAAACCGCCGGCATCGAGCTGGTCGCCGAACTCGAAGAGAAGGGTTACGGCGCCATCGGAGAGGCGTGA